The following proteins are encoded in a genomic region of Pseudomonas sp. Os17:
- a CDS encoding c-type cytochrome, with the protein MKMLAAPATVLALWAVSAQAATNDDIAKRLEPVGQVCVQGQECKGMEVAASAGGGGGAKSPDDVIAKHCNACHGTGLLGAPKIGDTAAWKERADHQGGLDGILAKAITGINAMPPKGTCADCSDDELKGAIQKMSGLK; encoded by the coding sequence ATGAAAATGCTGGCCGCACCAGCAACCGTATTGGCCCTTTGGGCAGTCAGCGCTCAAGCTGCGACTAATGACGACATTGCCAAGCGTCTTGAGCCTGTCGGCCAGGTCTGCGTCCAGGGGCAGGAATGCAAGGGTATGGAAGTGGCCGCCTCTGCGGGCGGCGGTGGTGGCGCGAAGTCCCCGGATGACGTGATTGCCAAGCACTGCAATGCTTGCCATGGCACTGGCCTGTTGGGCGCACCGAAAATCGGTGACACCGCGGCCTGGAAAGAGCGCGCCGATCACCAGGGCGGCCTCGACGGCATCCTGGCCAAGGCCATCACCGGTATCAACGCCATGCCGCCTAAAGGCACTTGCGCCGATTGCTCCGATGACGAGCTCAAAGGCGCAATCCAGAAGATGTCCGGTTTGAAATAA
- a CDS encoding cupin domain-containing protein, producing the protein MDVGERLQSIRKLKGLSQRELAKRAGVTNSTISMIEKNSVSPSISSLRKVLGGIPMSMVEFFSEEVLQETPSQIVYKAHELIDISDGAVTMKLVGRAHPSRAIAFLNEIYPPGADTGEEMLTHDGEETGILLEGRLELVVGLETFVLEAGDSYYFESTKPHRFRNPFDVPARLISAATPANF; encoded by the coding sequence TTGGACGTCGGTGAACGACTGCAATCCATCCGTAAACTGAAAGGTCTTTCCCAGCGTGAGCTCGCCAAGCGTGCGGGCGTCACCAACAGCACCATTTCAATGATCGAAAAGAACAGCGTCAGTCCTTCGATCAGCTCGCTGCGAAAGGTGCTGGGTGGCATTCCCATGTCCATGGTCGAGTTCTTTTCCGAGGAAGTCCTCCAGGAAACGCCTTCTCAGATCGTCTACAAGGCTCATGAACTGATCGACATCTCCGATGGCGCGGTCACCATGAAGCTGGTGGGCCGGGCTCATCCGAGCCGTGCCATCGCCTTCCTCAATGAAATCTATCCGCCAGGTGCCGACACCGGCGAAGAGATGCTCACCCACGACGGCGAGGAAACCGGAATTCTTCTCGAAGGTCGCCTGGAGCTGGTGGTAGGGCTGGAAACTTTTGTCCTCGAAGCCGGTGACAGCTACTACTTTGAGAGTACGAAGCCACATCGTTTCCGCAATCCGTTCGATGTTCCGGCGCGACTAATCAGCGCAGCCACTCCGGCGAACTTCTAG
- the alr gene encoding alanine racemase, whose amino-acid sequence MRPARALIDLQALRHNYQLAREVSGVRALAVIKADAYGHGAVRCAQALEAEADGFAVACIEEALELRAAGIRAPILLLEGFFEPCELALIVEHDFWCVVHSLWQLEAIEQTAVAKPLTVWLKLDSGMHRVGLHPKDYQAAYQRLQASGKVEKIVLMSHFARADELDCPRSSEQVAVFEAARQGLGAEISLRNSPAVMGWPSVPSDWVRPGIMLYGSTPFEENNSVAERLQPVMTLESKVICVRELPAGEPVGYGAKFVTDKPMRVGVVAMGYADGYPRHAPTGTPVLVEGQRSRLLGRVSMDMLCIDLTDVPQAGLGSRVELWGKNILASEVALAAGTIPYQLFCNLRRVPLVYCEG is encoded by the coding sequence ATGCGTCCTGCCCGTGCCCTGATCGATCTCCAAGCCCTGCGTCACAACTACCAACTGGCCCGTGAAGTCTCGGGTGTCCGCGCCCTTGCGGTGATCAAGGCCGATGCCTACGGTCATGGCGCGGTGCGTTGCGCCCAGGCGCTGGAGGCCGAGGCCGACGGCTTTGCCGTGGCCTGCATCGAAGAAGCCCTGGAACTGCGCGCCGCCGGTATTCGTGCGCCGATCCTGCTGCTGGAAGGTTTCTTTGAACCCTGCGAGCTGGCGCTGATCGTCGAGCATGATTTCTGGTGCGTGGTGCATTCCCTGTGGCAGCTGGAAGCGATCGAGCAGACAGCCGTGGCCAAGCCGCTGACGGTCTGGCTCAAGCTGGATTCGGGCATGCACCGGGTCGGTCTGCATCCCAAGGATTATCAGGCGGCCTATCAGCGCCTGCAGGCCAGCGGCAAGGTCGAGAAGATTGTGCTGATGAGCCACTTCGCCCGCGCGGACGAGCTGGACTGCCCGCGCAGCAGCGAGCAGGTCGCGGTCTTCGAGGCGGCTCGTCAGGGGCTGGGGGCTGAAATCAGCTTGCGCAACTCGCCGGCGGTCATGGGCTGGCCGAGCGTGCCCAGTGACTGGGTGCGTCCCGGCATCATGCTTTATGGCTCTACGCCGTTCGAAGAAAACAACTCCGTGGCCGAGCGGCTGCAGCCGGTCATGACCCTGGAATCCAAAGTGATCTGCGTGCGTGAACTGCCCGCCGGCGAGCCAGTGGGCTACGGCGCCAAGTTCGTCACCGACAAGCCGATGCGCGTCGGCGTGGTCGCCATGGGGTACGCCGACGGCTATCCGCGCCATGCGCCGACCGGCACGCCGGTGCTGGTGGAAGGCCAGCGCAGCCGCCTGCTGGGGCGCGTCTCCATGGACATGCTGTGTATCGACCTGACGGATGTGCCGCAGGCCGGGTTGGGTTCCAGGGTGGAGTTGTGGGGCAAGAACATCCTTGCCAGCGAGGTCGCACTGGCCGCCGGGACCATTCCTTATCAGCTGTTCTGCAACCTGCGCCGGGTGCCCCTGGTGTACTGCGAAGGCTGA
- a CDS encoding RidA family protein, giving the protein MSIQRQLTNERMSQIVVHGGTVYLSGQVGDDMSAGIEQQTRETLANIERLLDLAGTDKSKLLSVTIYLKDIDAHFAGMNSVWDQWLPKGVAPARATVEAKLCEPEILIELSVVAALP; this is encoded by the coding sequence ATGTCAATCCAGCGCCAGCTCACCAATGAGCGCATGAGCCAGATCGTCGTTCACGGCGGTACGGTGTATCTGTCCGGGCAGGTCGGCGATGACATGAGTGCCGGGATCGAACAGCAAACCCGGGAAACCCTGGCCAACATCGAGCGTCTGCTGGACCTGGCGGGCACCGACAAGAGCAAGCTGCTGTCGGTGACCATCTACCTCAAGGACATCGATGCCCACTTCGCGGGCATGAACAGTGTCTGGGACCAGTGGCTGCCAAAAGGCGTGGCCCCGGCCCGGGCCACTGTGGAGGCCAAGCTCTGCGAGCCGGAAATCCTCATCGAGCTTTCCGTGGTGGCTGCTCTGCCTTAA
- the dadA gene encoding D-amino acid dehydrogenase, with translation MRVLVLGSGVIGTTSAYYLARAGFEVTVVDRQPAAAMETSFANAGQVSPGYASPWAAPGVPLKAIKWLLQRHAPLAIKATADIDQYLWMAQMLRNCTASRYAVNKERMVRLSEYSRDCLDELRAETGIAYEGRSLGTTQLFRTQAQLDGAAKDIAVLKESGVPFELLDRDGIARVEPALASVTDILAGALRLPNDQTGDCQMFTTRLAEMASKLGVEFRFGQDIQRLDFAGDRINGVWIDGKLETADRYVLALGSYSPQLLKPLGIKAPVYPLKGYSLTVPITNPAMAPTSTILDETYKVAITRFDNRIRVGGMAEIAGFDLSLNPRRRETLEMIVNDLYPQGGNLAEASFWTGLRPTTPDGTPIVGATPFKNLFLNTGHGTLGWTMACGSGRLLADLMAKKKPQISAEGLDISRYGNPQESAKHVNPAPAHQ, from the coding sequence ATGCGCGTTCTGGTCTTGGGCAGTGGCGTTATCGGAACTACCAGTGCCTATTACCTGGCCCGGGCCGGGTTTGAAGTGACCGTGGTGGACCGCCAGCCGGCTGCAGCCATGGAAACCAGTTTCGCCAACGCCGGCCAGGTATCGCCTGGCTATGCCTCGCCCTGGGCTGCCCCGGGCGTACCGCTCAAGGCCATCAAGTGGCTGCTGCAACGCCACGCGCCGCTGGCGATCAAGGCCACCGCCGATATCGATCAATACCTGTGGATGGCGCAGATGCTGCGCAACTGCACCGCCAGCCGCTATGCAGTGAACAAAGAGCGCATGGTGCGTCTGTCCGAGTACAGCCGCGACTGCCTCGACGAACTGCGGGCGGAAACCGGCATCGCCTACGAAGGCCGCAGCCTGGGCACCACCCAGCTGTTCCGTACCCAGGCGCAACTGGATGGCGCAGCCAAGGACATCGCCGTCCTCAAGGAGTCCGGCGTGCCGTTCGAGTTGCTGGATCGTGACGGCATTGCCCGGGTTGAACCGGCCCTGGCCAGCGTCACCGACATCCTTGCCGGTGCCCTGCGCCTGCCCAACGACCAGACCGGCGACTGCCAGATGTTCACCACGCGCCTGGCGGAAATGGCCAGCAAACTGGGTGTGGAATTCCGTTTTGGCCAGGACATCCAGCGCCTCGACTTCGCCGGTGACCGGATCAACGGCGTGTGGATCGACGGCAAGCTGGAAACCGCCGACCGCTACGTGCTGGCCCTGGGCAGCTACTCGCCGCAACTGCTCAAGCCGCTGGGCATCAAGGCTCCGGTGTACCCGCTCAAGGGCTACTCCCTGACCGTGCCGATCACCAATCCGGCCATGGCCCCGACGTCGACCATCCTCGACGAGACCTACAAGGTCGCGATCACCCGTTTCGACAACCGCATCCGTGTTGGCGGCATGGCTGAGATCGCCGGTTTTGACCTGTCGCTGAACCCGCGCCGGCGTGAAACGCTGGAGATGATCGTCAACGATCTCTATCCTCAGGGCGGCAATCTGGCCGAGGCCAGTTTCTGGACCGGCCTGCGTCCGACCACGCCGGACGGCACGCCGATTGTTGGCGCGACGCCGTTCAAGAACCTGTTCCTCAATACCGGTCACGGCACCCTTGGCTGGACCATGGCTTGCGGTTCCGGTCGTTTGCTGGCGGATCTGATGGCCAAGAAAAAGCCGCAGATCAGCGCCGAAGGCCTCGATATTTCCCGTTATGGCAACCCTCAGGAGTCAGCTAAACATGTCAATCCAGCGCCAGCTCACCAATGA
- a CDS encoding Lrp/AsnC ligand binding domain-containing protein translates to MRTNHQTRRALDKIDRNILRILQADGRISFTELGERVGLSTTPCTERVRRLEREGIIMGYNARLNPQHLKGSLLVFVEISLDYKSGDTFEEFRRAVLKLPHVLECHLVSGDFDYLVKARISEMASYRKLLGDILLKLPHVRESKSYIVMEEVKESLSLPIPD, encoded by the coding sequence ATGCGCACCAATCATCAGACTCGTCGTGCCCTGGACAAGATAGATCGCAATATCCTGCGGATTCTCCAGGCCGATGGACGCATTTCCTTCACCGAGTTGGGAGAGCGGGTCGGACTGTCCACCACCCCCTGCACCGAGCGAGTGCGGCGCCTGGAGCGCGAGGGAATCATCATGGGCTACAACGCCCGCCTCAACCCGCAGCACCTCAAGGGCAGCCTGCTGGTGTTTGTCGAGATCAGCCTGGACTACAAGTCCGGCGATACCTTCGAGGAGTTTCGCCGGGCGGTGCTGAAGCTGCCCCACGTGCTGGAGTGCCATCTGGTCTCCGGCGACTTCGACTACCTGGTCAAGGCGCGGATCTCGGAGATGGCGTCCTATCGCAAGCTGCTGGGGGACATCCTGCTCAAGCTACCCCACGTGCGCGAATCCAAGAGCTACATCGTCATGGAAGAAGTGAAGGAGAGCCTGAGCCTGCCGATTCCGGACTGA
- a CDS encoding YkgJ family cysteine cluster protein, giving the protein MSCNRQIVRSLRQQIPSFECVPGCHDCCGPVTTSPEEMSRLPRKTAAEQEAAMDELNCVHLGPDGCTVYDERPLICRLFGTTPSLPCPNGRRPVEMIHPRVEKQIHAYMAGNRQVLV; this is encoded by the coding sequence ATGAGCTGTAACCGTCAAATCGTCCGCAGCCTGCGTCAGCAGATTCCCTCGTTCGAGTGCGTTCCCGGTTGTCACGACTGCTGCGGCCCGGTGACCACCTCGCCAGAGGAAATGTCCCGACTGCCGCGCAAGACCGCCGCCGAGCAGGAGGCTGCCATGGACGAGCTCAACTGTGTGCACCTGGGACCCGATGGTTGCACGGTGTATGACGAGCGTCCGCTGATCTGCCGTCTGTTCGGCACTACGCCGAGCCTGCCGTGCCCCAACGGTCGGCGCCCGGTGGAGATGATCCACCCTCGGGTCGAGAAGCAGATCCACGCCTACATGGCTGGCAATCGCCAGGTCCTGGTCTAG
- a CDS encoding NAD(P)/FAD-dependent oxidoreductase, whose translation MPASPQHAASYYAASSLPQPDYPVLAGELTADVCVVGGGFSGLNTALELAERGFSVVLLEARKIGWGASGRNGGQLIRGVGHGLEQFTKVIGSDGVRQMKLMGLEAVDIVRQRIERLQIPCDLTWGYCDLANKPADLEGFAADAEELRSLGYRHETRLLQAAEMHSVVGSKRYVGGLIDMGSGHLHPLNLALGEARAAQQMGVQLFEHSAVTRIDYGPEVKVHSAQGTVRAKTLVLGCNAYLNDLNPELGGKVLPAGSYIIATEPLSPAQARELLPQNMAVCDQRVALDYYRLSADRRLLFGGACHYSGRDPKDIAAYMRPKMLDVFPQLAAVKIDYQWGGMIGIGANRLPQIGRLKDQPNVYYAQAYSGHGLNATHLAGKLLGEAISGQHGGGFDLFAKVPHITFPGGKHLRSPLLALGMLWHRLKELV comes from the coding sequence ATGCCCGCCAGCCCTCAGCACGCCGCTTCCTACTACGCCGCCAGCAGCCTGCCGCAGCCCGACTATCCGGTGTTGGCGGGCGAGCTGACGGCGGACGTATGCGTGGTCGGCGGCGGGTTCTCCGGGCTCAATACCGCACTGGAACTGGCCGAACGCGGGTTCAGCGTGGTCCTGCTGGAGGCCCGCAAGATCGGCTGGGGCGCCAGTGGACGCAACGGCGGGCAACTGATCCGCGGGGTCGGCCACGGCCTCGAGCAGTTCACCAAGGTGATCGGCAGCGACGGCGTGCGACAGATGAAGCTCATGGGGCTGGAAGCCGTGGACATCGTCCGCCAGCGCATCGAGCGCCTGCAGATCCCCTGCGACCTGACCTGGGGCTACTGCGACCTGGCCAACAAGCCGGCGGACCTTGAAGGCTTCGCCGCAGATGCCGAGGAGCTGCGCAGCCTGGGCTATCGCCATGAAACCCGCCTGTTGCAAGCCGCTGAGATGCACAGCGTGGTGGGCTCTAAGCGCTACGTTGGCGGCCTGATCGACATGGGCTCGGGCCATCTGCACCCGCTCAACCTGGCCCTGGGCGAAGCCCGGGCGGCGCAGCAAATGGGTGTGCAACTGTTCGAGCATTCGGCCGTCACCCGCATCGACTACGGCCCCGAGGTCAAGGTGCACAGCGCCCAAGGCACGGTCCGCGCCAAGACCCTGGTCCTGGGCTGCAACGCCTACCTCAACGACCTCAACCCGGAGCTGGGGGGCAAGGTCCTGCCTGCCGGCAGCTACATCATCGCCACCGAGCCCTTGAGCCCGGCCCAGGCCCGGGAACTGCTGCCACAGAACATGGCGGTCTGCGACCAGCGCGTGGCCCTGGACTACTACCGGCTCTCGGCCGACCGCCGACTGCTGTTCGGTGGTGCCTGCCACTACTCGGGACGCGACCCCAAGGACATTGCCGCCTACATGCGGCCCAAGATGCTGGACGTGTTCCCGCAACTGGCCGCAGTGAAGATCGACTACCAATGGGGCGGCATGATCGGCATCGGCGCCAACCGCCTGCCGCAGATCGGCCGGCTCAAGGACCAACCCAATGTGTATTACGCCCAGGCCTATTCCGGTCACGGCCTGAATGCCACGCACCTGGCGGGCAAACTGCTGGGCGAGGCGATCAGCGGCCAGCACGGGGGGGGCTTCGATCTGTTCGCCAAGGTGCCGCACATCACCTTCCCCGGCGGCAAGCACCTGCGCTCGCCCCTGCTGGCCCTGGGCATGCTCTGGCATCGCCTGAAGGAACTGGTCTGA
- a CDS encoding DUF1127 domain-containing protein: MNGLSDVRLSLRGQELEAEQEWSAATLPRRAPPGLSTWGLYWHRLRTRKALLELSAEQLRDVGLSPEQARAEGLKPFWRL, from the coding sequence ATGAACGGCTTGAGCGATGTGCGGCTGTCGTTACGCGGTCAGGAGCTGGAGGCGGAGCAGGAATGGTCGGCGGCGACTCTGCCGCGCCGCGCGCCGCCGGGCTTGAGCACCTGGGGGCTGTACTGGCATCGGCTGCGCACCCGCAAGGCGTTGCTGGAGCTGAGCGCCGAGCAGTTGCGTGATGTCGGACTCAGCCCCGAGCAGGCGCGGGCCGAGGGCCTCAAGCCGTTCTGGCGTCTGTGA
- a CDS encoding aminotransferase-like domain-containing protein yields the protein MTLYVNLAELLGTRIEQGFYRPGDRLPSVRALSVEHGVSLSTVQQAYRLLEDNGLAMPKPKSGYFVPPSRELPALPAVGRPAQRPVEISQWDQVLELIRAVPRKDVVQLGRGMPDITTPTMKPLLRALARLSRRQDMPGLHYDNIYGVLELREQVARLMLDSGCQLGAGDLVITTGCHEALSTSIRAICEPGDIIAVDSPSFHGAMQTLKGLGMKALEIPTDPITGISLEALELALEQWPIKAIQLTPNCNNPLGYIMPESRKRALLTLAQRFDVAVIEDDVYGELAYTYPRPRTIKSFDDDGRVLLCSSFSKTLAPGLRIGWVAPGRYLERVLHMKYISTGSTAPQPQVAIAEFLKSGHFEPHLRKMRTQYQRNRDLMLDWVSRYFPADTRASRPQGSFMLWIELPEGFDALKLNRVLLDQGVQIAVGSIFSASGKYRNCLRMNYAAKPTAQIEDAVRKVGAAAIKLLSETPD from the coding sequence ATGACCCTCTATGTGAACCTCGCCGAACTCCTGGGCACCCGCATCGAACAGGGCTTCTACCGACCGGGAGATCGCCTGCCCTCGGTACGCGCCCTGAGCGTCGAGCATGGGGTCAGCCTGAGCACCGTGCAGCAGGCCTATCGTTTGCTGGAAGACAACGGGCTGGCGATGCCCAAGCCCAAGTCCGGGTACTTCGTCCCCCCCAGTCGCGAGCTGCCCGCCTTGCCGGCGGTCGGGCGTCCGGCGCAAAGGCCGGTGGAAATCTCTCAATGGGACCAGGTCCTGGAGCTGATCCGCGCCGTACCGCGCAAGGACGTGGTGCAGCTGGGCCGCGGCATGCCGGACATCACCACGCCGACCATGAAGCCCCTGCTGCGAGCCCTGGCCCGCCTCAGCCGGCGCCAGGACATGCCCGGCCTGCACTACGACAACATCTACGGCGTGCTTGAGCTGCGCGAGCAGGTGGCGCGGCTGATGCTCGATTCCGGCTGCCAGCTGGGGGCCGGTGACCTGGTGATCACCACCGGCTGCCACGAGGCGCTGTCCACCAGCATTCGCGCCATCTGTGAGCCGGGGGACATCATCGCCGTCGACTCGCCGAGCTTTCACGGCGCCATGCAGACCCTCAAGGGCCTGGGCATGAAGGCCCTGGAAATCCCCACCGACCCGATTACCGGCATCAGCCTGGAAGCCCTGGAACTGGCCCTGGAACAGTGGCCGATCAAGGCCATACAGTTGACCCCCAACTGCAACAACCCCCTGGGCTACATCATGCCGGAGTCCCGCAAGCGGGCACTGCTGACCCTGGCCCAGCGCTTCGACGTGGCAGTCATCGAGGACGATGTGTACGGCGAGCTGGCCTACACCTACCCGCGCCCGCGCACCATCAAGTCCTTCGACGACGACGGCCGGGTGCTGTTGTGCAGCTCCTTCTCCAAGACCCTGGCCCCGGGCCTGCGCATCGGCTGGGTTGCCCCCGGCCGCTACCTGGAGCGGGTGCTGCACATGAAATACATCAGCACCGGCTCCACGGCCCCGCAGCCGCAGGTGGCCATCGCCGAGTTTCTCAAGAGTGGCCACTTCGAGCCCCATTTGCGCAAGATGCGCACTCAGTACCAGCGCAATCGCGACCTGATGCTCGACTGGGTCAGCCGCTACTTCCCCGCCGATACCCGCGCCAGTCGCCCACAAGGCAGTTTCATGCTGTGGATCGAACTTCCCGAGGGGTTTGATGCTCTGAAGCTCAATCGGGTGCTGCTGGACCAGGGCGTCCAGATCGCCGTGGGCAGCATCTTTTCCGCCTCGGGCAAGTACCGCAATTGCCTGCGGATGAACTACGCTGCCAAGCCAACCGCGCAGATCGAAGACGCGGTACGCAAGGTCGGAGCCGCGGCCATCAAGCTGCTCAGCGAGACCCCGGACTGA
- a CDS encoding phospholipase D family protein yields the protein MSRLQAFTWLLLLSLGLGGCATLEVPYQPSQALPASDSTFAQSIRAQAAPHQGRSGFRLLSNSTEAFMARAELIRSAQSSLDLQYYIVHDGVSTRMLVDELLKAADRGLRVRILLDDTTSDGLDQIIATLAAHPQIQIRLFNPLHLGRSTGLTRAMGRLFNLSQQHRRMHNKLWLADNSVAIVGGRNLGDEYFDAEPNLNFTDIDMLSVGPVAEQLGHSFDQYWNSALSRPIGEFLSSAPSARALDNTRQRLEESLQDNRRQNQALYRQLKTYQTRPRMDIWRKELIWAWNQALWDAPTKVLAKGDPDPHLLLTTQLAPELKGVSKELIMVSAYFVPGQPGLVYLTGRADAGVHVSLLTNSLEATDVPAVHGGYAPYRKALLEHGVRLFELRRQPGDHGGSGPHLLRSTWRGSDSSLHSKAMIFDRQKSFVGSFNFDPRSVLWNTEVGVLVDSPELAGHLRALALQGMAPALSYEARLQDGKIIWVTEDNQQLHSLTREPGNWWRRINAWLSNRVGLERML from the coding sequence TTGAGCCGTTTACAGGCATTCACCTGGCTTTTGCTGCTGAGCCTCGGGCTGGGCGGCTGCGCCACCCTGGAAGTGCCCTACCAGCCCAGCCAGGCCCTGCCCGCCAGCGACTCCACCTTTGCCCAGTCGATCCGGGCCCAGGCCGCCCCCCACCAGGGGCGCTCGGGCTTTCGCCTGCTGTCCAACAGCACCGAAGCCTTCATGGCCCGCGCCGAGCTGATCCGCAGCGCGCAGAGCAGCCTCGACCTGCAGTACTACATCGTCCACGACGGGGTCAGCACGCGCATGCTGGTGGACGAGCTGCTCAAGGCCGCCGACCGTGGCCTGCGGGTGCGCATCTTGCTCGACGACACCACCAGCGACGGCCTGGACCAGATCATCGCCACCCTGGCCGCCCACCCACAGATCCAGATCCGCCTGTTCAACCCGCTGCACCTGGGCCGCAGCACCGGCCTGACCCGGGCCATGGGGCGCCTGTTCAACCTGTCGCAGCAGCACCGGCGGATGCACAACAAGCTGTGGCTGGCGGACAACAGCGTGGCCATCGTCGGCGGGCGCAACCTGGGGGACGAGTATTTCGATGCCGAACCCAACCTGAACTTCACCGACATCGACATGCTCAGCGTGGGGCCGGTGGCCGAGCAACTGGGCCATAGCTTCGACCAGTACTGGAACAGCGCCCTGAGCCGACCCATCGGCGAATTCCTGTCCAGCGCCCCTTCGGCCAGGGCCCTGGACAACACACGCCAGCGCCTGGAGGAGTCGCTGCAGGACAACCGCCGGCAAAACCAGGCGCTGTACCGGCAACTGAAGACCTACCAGACCCGGCCGCGCATGGACATCTGGCGCAAGGAGCTGATCTGGGCCTGGAACCAGGCCCTGTGGGACGCACCGACCAAGGTCCTGGCCAAGGGCGATCCCGACCCGCACCTGCTGTTGACCACCCAGCTGGCGCCGGAGCTCAAGGGGGTCAGCAAGGAGCTGATCATGGTCTCGGCCTACTTCGTGCCCGGCCAGCCGGGCCTGGTGTACCTCACCGGACGCGCCGATGCCGGGGTGCACGTGAGCCTCCTGACCAACTCCCTGGAAGCCACCGACGTGCCCGCGGTGCACGGCGGCTACGCGCCTTACCGCAAGGCCCTGCTGGAGCACGGGGTGCGGCTGTTCGAATTGCGCCGCCAGCCCGGCGACCACGGCGGCAGCGGCCCGCATCTGTTGCGCAGTACCTGGCGCGGCTCGGACTCGAGCCTGCACAGCAAGGCGATGATTTTCGACCGGCAGAAATCCTTTGTCGGCTCGTTCAACTTCGACCCGCGCTCGGTGCTGTGGAACACCGAAGTCGGGGTCCTGGTGGACAGCCCGGAACTGGCCGGACACCTGCGCGCCCTGGCCCTGCAAGGTATGGCTCCGGCCCTGAGCTACGAGGCCAGGCTGCAGGACGGCAAGATCATCTGGGTGACCGAAGACAACCAGCAGTTGCACAGCCTGACCCGGGAACCGGGTAACTGGTGGCGGCGCATCAACGCCTGGCTGAGCAACCGCGTCGGCCTGGAGCGCATGCTCTAG
- a CDS encoding MFS transporter, producing the protein MRWATYFAVLAAVLSVGLALGVSMPLVSFRLESWGYGPFAIGVMASMPAFGVLLGAKLASRLAARFGTAGLMRLCLWGGALSIALLALLPNYPLWLVLRLGLGTVLTIVFILGESWINQLVVEQWRGRLVALYGSCYALSQLAGPLLLGVLGTETDHGFWVGVGLLVVSPLLLIGRSGAPVTEACSVTLVDLGRFCRGLPAIAWAVALFAAFEAMILTLLPVYCLRQGFAEDIALAMVSTVVVGDAVLQLPIGALADRLSRRSLFTGCAVALLLSSLAIPLLLHTVLIWPLWVLFGASAGGLFTLSLILIGERYRDDALVRANAHVAQLWGIGCLIGPLVAGAGSQWVSGHALLWLMAAGALGLIVLLLRQGALGAAMPQSV; encoded by the coding sequence ATGCGTTGGGCGACCTATTTCGCCGTTTTGGCCGCTGTCCTGAGTGTCGGCCTGGCCCTGGGCGTCAGCATGCCGCTGGTGTCGTTTCGCCTGGAAAGCTGGGGTTATGGGCCCTTTGCCATTGGCGTCATGGCCTCGATGCCGGCCTTTGGCGTGTTGCTTGGGGCCAAGCTCGCCAGCCGCCTGGCGGCGCGTTTCGGCACCGCGGGCCTGATGCGCCTGTGCCTGTGGGGCGGGGCGCTGTCGATTGCGTTGCTGGCGTTGTTGCCCAATTACCCGCTGTGGCTGGTGCTGCGCCTGGGCCTGGGCACGGTTCTGACCATCGTCTTCATCCTGGGTGAAAGCTGGATCAACCAGTTGGTGGTCGAGCAGTGGCGTGGGCGGCTGGTTGCGCTGTATGGCAGTTGTTATGCCTTGAGCCAGTTGGCCGGGCCCTTGCTGCTGGGAGTCCTGGGCACCGAGACCGACCACGGCTTCTGGGTCGGGGTCGGGCTGCTGGTGGTATCGCCCTTGCTGTTGATCGGCCGCAGCGGCGCACCGGTCACCGAAGCCTGCAGCGTGACCCTGGTCGACCTGGGGCGCTTTTGCCGTGGGCTGCCGGCGATCGCCTGGGCCGTGGCGCTGTTTGCCGCCTTTGAGGCGATGATCCTGACGCTGTTGCCGGTGTATTGCCTGCGCCAGGGCTTTGCCGAAGACATCGCCCTGGCGATGGTCAGCACCGTGGTCGTCGGCGATGCGGTGCTGCAACTGCCGATTGGCGCCTTGGCTGATCGCTTGTCGCGGCGCTCCCTGTTCACCGGTTGCGCGGTGGCACTGCTGTTGTCGAGCCTGGCGATTCCGCTGTTGCTCCACACGGTGCTGATCTGGCCGTTGTGGGTGCTGTTCGGTGCCAGCGCCGGGGGCTTGTTCACCCTGTCGTTGATTCTGATCGGCGAGCGTTATCGCGATGACGCCCTGGTGCGCGCCAACGCGCATGTGGCGCAGCTCTGGGGGATTGGTTGCCTGATCGGGCCGCTGGTGGCGGGGGCGGGCAGCCAGTGGGTCAGCGGCCATGCCTTGCTGTGGCTGATGGCGGCCGGGGCCCTGGGGCTGATCGTGCTGTTGCTGCGCCAGGGGGCATTGGGTGCTGCGATGCCGCAATCGGTATAG